ACTGAACGGTTGGAGAAGATTAGCCAGTTTTATCTACAAAATAATGCCATTGAGCAGCAACCGCTAATGATGTCACCTGAACAAATTAAACAACTCGCAGAAAAAGATATAACTATTGGCGCCCATACGGTTAACCACCCTATTTTAAAAGTGATACCAAAAGAGCAACAGCAACATGAAATTATCCAGTCTAAACAACAACTTGAAAAATGGATAGATAGACCTGTACAACACTTTGCTTACCCCAATGGGGTTGAAGGTATTGATTTTGACGACACTACAATCGACTTAGTGAACCAAAACGGTTTTGCCAGTGCAGTGGCAACAGACTGGGGCATTTCAACGGCAGACACGTCCCACTATAAGCTAAAGCGCTTTACCCCTTGGGATAAAACACCACTACGATTTCATTTAAGGCTGGTCAGGTCGTATCTTTAATATTCAAGTTATCGACAATATTATATTGCTAGCGCTAACTTATTCTGACTGTAGTTGCCGTGGTTTATTATTTTTATAATGTTTTAATTTACTTACTACCCACTGCAACAATTTGCTGCGCTGCCAACTTAAATGCACAATCGGCCTAAGCTCAGAATTTAACCGTTTATGCCAATCCATCGCCTTACCGTAAAATTCAATATTTATTATCTTTAATTCTGGATGCTCGGCATAATATTTTAACATCTGCATTTTTAATAATAACGCGGGTGAATACTGGGCGAATTTTTCATCAAAGGTGGTTTTTAAAATAATAAGATTACCGTTGTGAATAACACACAGATCAACTGCAGCTACTTGGCCTGAAACTAAAAAATACCACACACAAGCTGCATTACGCTGTGCTAGCTGCCCCATCATGTCTTGATAAAATTTACCCTGCTCATTATCAGCACTAATAGCGGTTCCAAGCTCAGCTTTCCAACTAGCGCTTTCAATGTCACCGTACTGCTTTACCCCCTCCACAATCTCATCAGGACCGGTTAGCACTTGGGTGCTAAAGCTATCATTCTGACGCTCAGCACGGTTATAAGCTTTGTTGCAATTTTGGCGTAAGTTTTTACCTATGGTTTTAAAAAAATCATCATAATGCTCTGGTATTGGCTTATTACCCGTTTCAATATAATGCAGCTGCTGAATATTAGGCTCTACTGTTAAGTAACGTGAGTCTGCTTGCAGCAAGTCAAGTTGTAACACTACACCTGGTAAGGCTGTTGCAATGCTTGCTAGTAACTTTTCGCCAATGCGTCCATCAGAACTGAGCCATAGGCCAAGAGGTGCTTGCGAAGGCATTACTGTTTGCCAACGTCCCAAGCCTACACGCTGAAAAAAGCCTATAAAAACAATTTTATTAGATTTATTTACAACTACAAACTGCTCTGTGCCGATAAAAAAGTGTTGAATTAAACACTGAATAAAGTCAGCCGTTAAAATAGCTTGCTGATGAGTCTGTTGATTTAGCTTGTTCCACTCTAAACTAAAATTTTCAAATTCAGATACAGCGTAAATATTGACTTTCATTAGTGGCTCACCAAATTTCGCATAGCATTAATAATATAATCTAACTCGGTCTGTTTTAATTTATGATGACAGGGCAGCTGAATTAATCGGCTACGGTAATCATTACTCACTTTGCATTGGCTATATGCCACTTCTTCCCAGCGTAACACTTGAATTTTTTGCATCCGTAAACGCTGAAAATCATTAGCATCATTTAGCAAAAACGGCAGAACATAAGGCGCTTCAGTACCCGCTGCTACATATAAACAATGGCCTGCACTAACTTCTGCTAACCCACTGGCCAAATAATTATAATTAGCTAATCGTTTTGTTTTTATTTTCGCAAAGTTACTGGCTTGTAAAATCATTTTAGTATGACGAAAACTGGCTGAAGATAAATCTTCTGGATTAAAATATTTAAACTGGCTAGCAACAGCTTGCGGTTGTTTTTCGCTTAAGTTTGATGGCGTTTTTTTCGATTTTAAGGAGTGTATGAATTGCGGGACTTTTAATAAAAATGCGAGACCTTTAGCTTCCTCTAACCAACTACAATATTTCGGTTTTATCTTTATCGGTTGCTGTAAATACAGTAAACCGCCCTCAATGGTCGGTAATATTTTATTAATACTACAAATTCGCGCCGCAACGGCAGGATCGGGTTGATCTAATTGTTGTAAAAAGTCGACTAAACCATGCGCGCAATCTTCAATAACAATTTTTCCAGCTTGTGCTGCCAAAGTTATTAATTGCTTGGAATTTTGCTGAAAACCAAAAAAACTGACTAACAGACAATGTGACACATCTTTGGTTAAAAACTGGCCAAAAATAACTTCATCGACGCTTAAATCAGATAACACAGGATAAAAACGTACTTCATAACCAAGCCAAAGAAAAGGTTCGACTAAAGCAGGACAATGATAAGCAGGTAATAACACGATATTTGGTTGATCACTATGCATCAGTTGCTGAGCAGCAAGACCGATAGCCGCTCGACCATTGCGAGTGTAAATACAATGCGAAAAATCCGTAGATTGCTTTAACTGGCGAAAATCTGTCAGGCAAAATGCTGGCGTCGCCCTGATTGTTGCAACAGGAAAATTATTTGCATTTGCCAAGACTGGGGCAAATTTTACATCCATGTATGCCTTCTCCTGATTTCAATATTTACAATGCTAACACTAGCTCAAAAAGCAAACAACCGTGAGTAAATGGCTAAACAAATACAAATACTTGGCTAGTTAAGTCTAGCACGCTACTATTAAATAACCTTATTGCTGGAAGCAACATTACATCGCAGGAGCGTACCGTGGAGCACAAAAGTAGGTCTGTTATTATTCCTAATACTCTACTTGAAGATATAACTGGTTTAATGCCCTCATTAGCCACTATACCCAGCTTAAGTGGCTTTTTTAAATTCACTGCTGGACAGAATTTTCTGTTGTTTTCACCCACACCCGTTATGCAACACGCAGTGATTGTATTGCCACCCTTTGCCGAAGAAATGAATAAATCACGACATATATTTAAGCAATTATTTAATAAGTTAGCTGAACAAAATCAGTATGGTTTTATGTTAGATAACTATGGTACAGGCGATAGTGAAGGTGATTTAGATCAGGCCAGCATAACGCTTTGGCGAGCAGATTTAGAATTATTAATACAACAAATAGCCAATTGGGGTTTTTTAACCATTAGTTTTATTAGCCTGCGCTTTGGTACATTACAGTTATTCGACTTACTAAATCATTACAAATTACCCTTACCCATTAAACAAGTGGTGCTGTGGCAACCTATGTTTGACCCTGCTCGTTTTTGGCAACAATTTTGTCGGATTAAAGTAGCCGAAGCCATGGCCAATGGCGATAAGGTTTCGCAAAAGCAAATTGAACAGCAGCTAGAACAAGGTGATATTATCGAAATTGCTGGTTACCCGATTAACTTAGCTTTTTATAAAAGTGTGCAGCACATTAATGCAACCCTGCCCTCTGTATTAACTAAGGCGCAGCTAAGTTGGTTTGAACTCTCCATGCTAGATAACATCGCTATACCCGTACAGAACATGCGAGAGAATTTAGTAAGTAAATACTCCTTAAATTTTAAACAAATTAAAGCAGATGCTTTTTGGCAAACCACTGAACTGGCATCGGCCGATGAGTTAATTGCGCTGACCGTGCAACAATTAGTTGGAGCCGAGCAATAATGCCTGAGCAGTATTTAGAAATTCAATCCGCTAATAGTACCTTAAGCGCTATTTTACACTCTACAACTGGCAACCCAGCAGCTGCGAATATTGGCGTGCTTATAATCGTTGGAGGGCCGCAATATCGGGTTGGCAGCCATCGCCAATTCGTTAAATTAAGCCGGCATTTAGCCTCGCAACATATTCCATCAATGCGGCTTGATAGCACCGGTATGGGGGATAGTAGCGGCCAAAAACAAAGTTTTTATCAACAAACTACCGATATTAATGCCGGTATTGACGCTATGTTTCAGCAGTTACCCCAATTGCAGCAGGTAGTGTTATGGGGGCTTTGTGATGCTGCTAGTGCTATATTACTGAAAATGAATCAACCCGACCCGCGGATAGCTGGGCTTATTTTACTCAACCCTTGGGTTAGACAACAACATAGTCATGCTGAAACCCTGTTAAAACATTATTATTTAAAGCGGCTAATCAGCCGCAGTTTTTGGCGAAAAGTCTTTTCCGGCGGCTTAGCTTTCCAGCGCACATTCACTGATTTACGCCAAACATGGCACAGTAGCAAACAGCCACCTACACTTAATCCAATTCATACAGCTGAGTTTAACGAGACTAACTATGTCAACCATATGCTAAAAGGTTGGCAAGCCACCCAGCTTGATACCTTACTCATTAGTAGTGGTCAGGATTTAACGGCACAAGAATTTTTACATTTATGTCAGCATGATTCAGCATGGCAAAAATGTTTTAATCGCGCTAAACAGTTACACCTGGCTAATGCCAATCACACGTTCTCAACCACTCAATGGCGTAACCAAGTTGAGCAGGCATGTAGTGATTTCGTAAGAGCTTTACAAAGTAAGTAATCGCTATACAAAGCGTTACCACTAAGTAAATCACAGCGTAGGACGCTTTATGCAGCCACAAACAGAATACAGTTCGCTGCAGCGCTGGCTACTTTTAGCGCTATTAGGTTATTTAACCTTTGTTATCTATGGCAGCCTAGTGCCATGGCAGTTTCGTCCATTGTCGCTAAATGTTGCTATAGATCAATTTAGCAATATTCGCTATCTGCAGTTAGGCATCAACTCTCGGGCTGACTGGGTGGCAAATATATTACTTTTTATTCCCTTTGCCTTTTTATTAGCGGCCTGTTTTTTACCTTCTCGTTCTAAAAAATCAACAGTTTTGCCTGCCCTATTTTTATGGATAATCTGTTTAGCATTAGCTTTAGCTATTGAGTTTACTCAGTTATATTTTCCACAACGCACAGTATCCATTAACGATATTATTGCAGAGTCCTTTGGTGCTTTGATTGGCATTATGTTGTTTTACGTTTTTGGTCAACGCATACTCCATTACTTGCATACGGTTGCTTTAATGCAAGGTAGCCAACGCTCTTTGCTGAAGTATTTATTAATGGCCTATATCGCATTTTTCGCGCTGTATAATATTTTACCTCTCGATTTAACCATAAGCCCTATTGAACTGTATAAGAAGTGGCGAGATGGCCGGATTATCTTGCTGCCTTTTTCGGCATATCATGGCTCTTTTATTGAAGTTTTTTATGCCATTTTTAGCGATGTATTACTGTGGTGTCCCATAGCGATATTGCTATATTTGCAACAGCACAGCCGAGCGTCTATTTATATCAAGCTAATTGCTTTAGCGTGCTTAATTGAGTTTTTTCAACTGTTTGTCTATAGCCGAGTCACAGATCTCACCGATGTTATTCTCGCCTTTTTTGCGGCATGGTTAAGCTGTAACTTTGTAAGTTTATTGCAGCACTATCAGCTGATTAAACTGCCAAGCGATAATGCAGAATACTCCCTTAGCAATCGAAATAAGCTTTCTCTGTGGTTAGCGTTTTCAATTGCGGCTTATAGTCTGATTATTTTATTGGTATTTTGGTATCCGTATAATTTTGATTTTGATTGGGCACAGATCAATCAAAAATTAATGCACAGTCGCAATCAAGTATTATTAGAATCATTATATTTTGGGACTGAGTACCGCGCTATTACTGCTCTACTGCAAAAAGTATTGCTATTCGCGCCATTGGGTGCTTTATGGGCTTTTAGCTATAACGCTGCTCAACAAACTTGGCAGAAGCGCTTACTCTTAACTGTCTCGAGTTGCTATACAATACTGTTAGCCTTTATCACAGAAGCTATGCAACTTGCATTACCGGGCAAAACTGTCGACTTAACCGATGTACTATTGGCTATAATTGGCGCCGTTAGCGGTTTTTTATTAACCCGATATTGTTATCGCTTTTGGTTTAACACGCTACCAGAACACGCCAGAACAGCTCCAACTACAGCGGCTGGGTTAACGGCTAAATCAGACTCAACCATTACCGTAGCCGCTAAGCAAACTGTACCACTAACAACCAAAGAACCAGCTAAAACCACTGCAGTAATTTCTACGAAAAGAGTCATCCCCGCTTAACTGGCTGCTGTTTGCTCACTTTGCTTTATCGCTACTGGCATTATATTACCTTAGCACCTTTTCCGCTGTGCCTTATAACGTCAGAGAGCTTCTGACAGATAATAGCAGCGCCATTTTGGGTATTATCCTGATGTGTTATGTATTGTTCACGCCTAGCGCTTTCACCTTCCCACAATTTGCTCAGTTTATATTATACAGCCCTATAATCTGCTTACTTCAAAGCAGCATAATATTTGGTATATTATATTTTACGGTACCGACAGAGTCTTTATATGACATCCTGGGCTCGCCGATTCTGGCTCTTCCTCCCTTTGTAGAGTTGTTACTTCGTTTTATTGGTTTTTTAGTTTAATTCAGTTTAACTGTTTGGCTGCAAACCAATTTATTCACTGTAAGCAGAAAATATCTGCTGCTATTTTATGGTTAGGCGGCAATTTCGGCTTTGCAGCATTTTGGTACTGGGCAGTCGTCTTCCTTGCCGCTACCGATAATATTGTTGAGTTATTAGCAGATGGTGGCAGCGTCAGCAGTTTATTCGCGCTCACCTTCTGGCTAGTTTTAGTTTTTAGTAGTGCTGCTGCCTTGGCAAATCTGGCTTATCAGTCTGTTTTTAGCAAGTTGTCGGTAAGGACAAAAAGCTTAGTATGGCTGTTTATCAGCTTGGCTTTAAGCTTACCGTTATCGTGGTGGTTAATTAATATTGCTACCGAAAGTGTTATTGTTAAATACCAGCAAGTGTATTCAGCCTTACAGTTTTTATTAAGTACTGATCGCAGCCAATATGCCGATCCAGTACAATTGCTAATACGCTATAGCTTGGCTTATATAGCAATGTTAAGCATACTAAGCTGGTTTTATTTCGCTGCAAGTGCAATATCAAAACGTGTTTATCGGCTTGCGTCTTCTGTTTAGTATCGAGTAATAAATGTCTGCTAAGTTATTTAAAGTACTAATTGTTATTGTCTGTTTGCTCATTAGTAATTGCTTAGCCGTTTTTTTCTTAATAACTTCTTCGCAACAACAACAACAACAACAACAACAACAACATGTTTCTACCCAAGATGTGAATACAGCGCAACAACTTGTCTCGAGAACAATTAAAAACTTAGCCCGCCGTGACGGCAATATAGCGTTAACGATTAATCAGCAGCAACTAGATGCCTTTATGAGTGTGGCCAGCTATGCTATACCTAGTGCTGAGTTTAGTGGCGCGATTAATCCTTTTGGTGTTTCTTTACACGGCAATATTCTGTTACCCATCGCTTGGTTTAAACGTAGTATCAAATTGTCATGCTTATTCACCCCATATAGTAGCGGCTTTGCAATTAATCACTGCCAACTCGGCAAATTATATCTACCCAGCTGGTTAGCTAATAAGCTATTTTATCAACTGGTTCGCTTTGCTGTAACATCCCCTGCCGATCAGCAATTACTAGATTTATTTGCCAAGGGTGAATTAAAAAATAATAGCTTAAGTTTTTTTGCTAAAAATTTAGGGCCTATAAGCTTAAAGTTGCAGCCAAAATTGTATCAACCTCTTAATCTACTTAATACAAACCAAGCTAAAGCAGCAGATATTGAGTTTTATTTATTACAATTACAGGCTTTACACAAGCGATTCCCAGCAGAGCGCAGATTAGCTTTTTTTAGCCATCAATTATTACTTATTGCCACTGAGCGAGCGGAACACACTTCATTAGACTCGGCTTATCATGATGCGTTATGGGCTTTAGCGGTGGCTTTTGCAAATAAACGGTTTATTCATTATGCCAACCCAAATTTAACCACCCGCCAAATACCGAGAATGCCGGCCATGCTAATACATGGCCGCCGCGATCTTAGCTTACACTTTTTATATTCTGCCGTATTACAAATGCTGGGCACGACTGAACTCTCACAACAAGTGGGTAATTTAAAAGAAATTATGGATGCTGGAGGCAATGGCTCGGGGTTTAGTTTTGCCGATTTAGCAGCCGATCGCGCGGGTACCCAGTTTGCGGCGCGAATAAACACTATCAGTCCCGTACAATTAAATCACTTTAGCAGTGAGCAATTTGAAACGGTAATAATGCCGTCAATTAAAGGATTACCAGAAGGGTTAACCGAACAGCAAGTGCAACAACAGTTAGGCGGTTATAATGGAGATAAATTTAAACAGCTTGAACAGGAGATTATGAGCCGGATCGATGGCTTATCATTATACCGTGATACAAATAACGTACAGTCGGAAGGTTTATAAGCGATCACTGTACGTAGTTGCCAGACTGCACTGAGTATGCTAGTTATTAAGGCGACAACATAGTAAAGGATTACGTTAATGTTATTTAACTCTGCAGAGTTTTTGTTTTTATTCCTTCCCCTTACTCTGATCCTATATCACTTACTACGCACCCATTTATCGGTAAAAAGTGGCTTATTTTTGCTGATTATTGCCTCATTATTTTTTTATGCATGGTGGAAACCAGTTTATTTACTGCTACTGGGCGCGTCGGTAATTTGCAATTTCTATATCGCTAAAGCCATTTATCTATATCGTAAAACTTGGCTTATTACTGTGGGCGTCAGCTTGAACCTTATGACTATAGGTTACTATAAATACAGTGCCTTTTTTGTCAACAATATAGCCGCTTTTACAGGTTATGAATGGCAGTTGGAGCAAGTGCTACTGCCTTTGGCTATTTCCTTTTTTACTTTCCAGCAAATAGCGTATCTAGTGGATGTGCACCGACACCAAGTTATAGAGCATAGTTTTAGTAACTACTTATTGTTTGTTTGTTTTTTCCCTCAGCTTATTGCTGGCCCTATTGTCCACCACAGTGAGATGATGCCGCAGTTTCGCCAACGCTTACAACTTAGCGCGCGCCATTTTGCTGTTGGTTTTAGTATTTTCACTATTGGTTTATTTAAAAAAACCGTATTAGCTGATGGCATTGCTGTTTATGCAAATCCCATTTTTAATCAGGCAGATAGTGGCATAACATTAGATTTTTTTACCGCTTGGGGTGGCGCGTTCGCTTACACCTTTCAATTGTATTTCGATTTTTCAGGCTATTCAGATATGGCCATTGGCTTAGCTCTTTTATTTGGTATCGCCTTACCGTTAAACTTTAATTCACCCTACAAAGCCCTCAACATCGTTGATTTTTGGCGGCGCTGGCATATTACCCTATCACGCTTTTTGCGTGACTATTTGTACATTAGTCTAGGAGGTAACCGGCTTGGTTTTGTCCGCAGGTATAGCAACCTAATAATAACCATGGTGCTCGGCGGTTTGTGGCATGGTGCTGGCTGGAACTTTCTGATCTGGGGCGCTTTGCATGGCAGCTATCTCGTCGTTAACAATAGCTATAGTCACTTTCATAACAAATACCTAAGCTTTATTAAAGAACGCTGGTTTAAGCCCGTAGCTTGGTTTATTACATTTTTAGCAGTGGTGGTTGGTTGGGTGTTCTTTAGGGCTCAAAGCATTGATGGCGCACTAAATATGCTAACCGCAATGGCTGCATTACAGGGGATTAGTTTACCTGCAGGTCTTATGACCCAACTTGAATTTTTAACGCCTATCTTTGAGCAATTACATGTCACCTCATCTCTTGGCGGCGGTTTAGTATTTGTTAAAACCTGGTTTTGGATCATAGCATTAATGGCTTTATCACTATTGGCCCCTAATGTGCTGCAATTGTTTTATAACCAGTTACCTGAACAGACTCGCAAAAATGTTAAAAACGCTAATTGCACAATACAATGGCAAGCAACAACAATATGGGCATTGTTTATCAGTGTGTTATTTATCCTTGCCATATCAACATTAGGACGTGTCAGTGAATTTTTATACTTCAACTTTTAATGGAAAAAGCCATGAAGCATTATTTAAAACTTGTTCTGGTATTTATTAGCACAGGCTTATTTTTACTCATTGCATTCAGTTATTGGCTTGACCCTTACGGGATCTACCTACACAGCAGTGATACCTTTCCTCGTAAAATTGCTGCAGCCGACAAAGGTAGAACAGTAAAACCGTATCAGGTGATGCATGCTGCACCTTATACTTTGTTGATAGGTAACTCACGCATTGAGTTAGGTATGCCATTTGAGCATCCATTTTATCAGGATAAACCTGTTTACAATATGGGGCTACCTGGTGCTGGCATTACCATGCAATACGATTATGCCAAACATGCAATAGCAAACAATGACAGCATTAAGCAGATTGTTATCGCGCTAGATTTTTTAGACTTTACCTCTCGCGCCAATCATATTAATACCCAGGTTGATAATTCAAGTTGGCGGTGGCGGTTAACTAGCGATGATAACGCAAAATCATTAACCGAAAAGCGTCACTATTATGCAGAAAGAATGAGTCTATTATTTTCGTTAACCGCCATTGTAGACAGTATCAGCACAGTGACTTTGCAAAGTAATAATGTAAATGCATTAAATCGATTTGGATTTAATGATGGTAAATTATATCAGTTTCACGTTGCGGCAGAAGGTTTTGGTGCGCTATATCAACAAAAAGCAGAAGAGCTGGATAACAGTCTAAGTAATAAACAGTTGGTTTTTGCAAAAAATAGCTACCATCTTAATAAGCTAGACAACTTTCTTGATTTGCTAAAACAAAACAATATAACAGTTTTTTTGTTGATTAATCCCTACCAAAAACCGTACTTAGATAAAATAAAGCAACACAAATTAGACAGCCATTTTATTGTATGGAAGCAAGAGCTGGCTTCATTAGCGGCTCAGCATCAATTAATGCTTTTTGATTATGCAATCCGCTCTCATCTAGTCAATGAAGTTGTTTCAACCCAAAGTCGTGATGCAGAAGACAGCCCATACTTTTGGGAACCAGCCCATTATAGACCCGCTTTTGGCAATCTTATTTTAGACTCGCTGTTAACTGGCAACTGTCACGATTTATGTCATATTTATAATGATTAACAAGCATAAGCACTGTATCTTTTGCTATCCGTCTTTAAAGTAAAATTTCTTGCACTGCGCCATGACCTAAAAAATCCTGTGGACTAGCAGTTGGGCCATACGCACCGGCTTGATACACTACTAGCCAGTCACCAACAACCGCTTTGGGTAACTCCATCTTATCTACCAAAATATCTAATGGCGTACATAAAGGCCCTACTGCTGTGACTATTTCAGTTTCAACAGCACCTAGTTTATTCGCTATTGCTACTGGATAGTTTTTGCGTATAACTTGGCCAAAATTACCTGAATTAGCCAAATTATGATGTAAACCACCATTACAGACTAAATAAGTAGTACCACGCGATTGTTTTTTATCTATGACTTGGCAAGCATACAAACCGGCTTCTGCTACCAGAAAACGTCCCAATTCTATTACTAATTCAACATCAGCAAGCTCAGCTTGATATTGCTGTAACAAATGCTGTAATGACTCAGCCACGGGTACTAAATTTAACCGTTGCTCTCCGGCAAAATAAGGTACACCAAATCCCCCCCCAAGTTAACCGACTCAATTGGGTATGGACTGGCTGCTATTAGTTTCACCGCTAAAGCAAAGGTTTGCTGGTGTGCTTCAATAAGTGCCTCAGGTTTTAAATTTTGTGAGCCACAAAAAATATGAAACCCACGTAATTTAAAGGCTCTTTTTGCACAATTTGCTAATACTTCGCTGATTAATTCTTCATCAATACCAAACGGCTTGGCACCACCAGCCATTTTCATGCCTGACGCTTTAAGCTCAAACGCTGGGTTTACTCGTAGTGCCACATTAGGCGTTATGCCAGCAGCTATACCCAGTGCCTCTATGCGCGCTAATTCGGTTATTGATTCACAGTTAATAGTGGCTCCTAGG
The sequence above is drawn from the Rheinheimera salexigens genome and encodes:
- a CDS encoding GNAT family N-acetyltransferase, producing the protein MKVNIYAVSEFENFSLEWNKLNQQTHQQAILTADFIQCLIQHFFIGTEQFVVVNKSNKIVFIGFFQRVGLGRWQTVMPSQAPLGLWLSSDGRIGEKLLASIATALPGVVLQLDLLQADSRYLTVEPNIQQLHYIETGNKPIPEHYDDFFKTIGKNLRQNCNKAYNRAERQNDSFSTQVLTGPDEIVEGVKQYGDIESASWKAELGTAISADNEQGKFYQDMMGQLAQRNAACVWYFLVSGQVAAVDLCVIHNGNLIILKTTFDEKFAQYSPALLLKMQMLKYYAEHPELKIINIEFYGKAMDWHKRLNSELRPIVHLSWQRSKLLQWVVSKLKHYKNNKPRQLQSE
- a CDS encoding DegT/DnrJ/EryC1/StrS family aminotransferase, whose protein sequence is MDVKFAPVLANANNFPVATIRATPAFCLTDFRQLKQSTDFSHCIYTRNGRAAIGLAAQQLMHSDQPNIVLLPAYHCPALVEPFLWLGYEVRFYPVLSDLSVDEVIFGQFLTKDVSHCLLVSFFGFQQNSKQLITLAAQAGKIVIEDCAHGLVDFLQQLDQPDPAVAARICSINKILPTIEGGLLYLQQPIKIKPKYCSWLEEAKGLAFLLKVPQFIHSLKSKKTPSNLSEKQPQAVASQFKYFNPEDLSSASFRHTKMILQASNFAKIKTKRLANYNYLASGLAEVSAGHCLYVAAGTEAPYVLPFLLNDANDFQRLRMQKIQVLRWEEVAYSQCKVSNDYRSRLIQLPCHHKLKQTELDYIINAMRNLVSH
- a CDS encoding alpha/beta hydrolase family protein, whose product is MEHKSRSVIIPNTLLEDITGLMPSLATIPSLSGFFKFTAGQNFLLFSPTPVMQHAVIVLPPFAEEMNKSRHIFKQLFNKLAEQNQYGFMLDNYGTGDSEGDLDQASITLWRADLELLIQQIANWGFLTISFISLRFGTLQLFDLLNHYKLPLPIKQVVLWQPMFDPARFWQQFCRIKVAEAMANGDKVSQKQIEQQLEQGDIIEIAGYPINLAFYKSVQHINATLPSVLTKAQLSWFELSMLDNIAIPVQNMRENLVSKYSLNFKQIKADAFWQTTELASADELIALTVQQLVGAEQ
- a CDS encoding hydrolase 1, exosortase A system-associated; the encoded protein is MPEQYLEIQSANSTLSAILHSTTGNPAAANIGVLIIVGGPQYRVGSHRQFVKLSRHLASQHIPSMRLDSTGMGDSSGQKQSFYQQTTDINAGIDAMFQQLPQLQQVVLWGLCDAASAILLKMNQPDPRIAGLILLNPWVRQQHSHAETLLKHYYLKRLISRSFWRKVFSGGLAFQRTFTDLRQTWHSSKQPPTLNPIHTAEFNETNYVNHMLKGWQATQLDTLLISSGQDLTAQEFLHLCQHDSAWQKCFNRAKQLHLANANHTFSTTQWRNQVEQACSDFVRALQSK
- a CDS encoding VanZ family protein, with protein sequence MQPQTEYSSLQRWLLLALLGYLTFVIYGSLVPWQFRPLSLNVAIDQFSNIRYLQLGINSRADWVANILLFIPFAFLLAACFLPSRSKKSTVLPALFLWIICLALALAIEFTQLYFPQRTVSINDIIAESFGALIGIMLFYVFGQRILHYLHTVALMQGSQRSLLKYLLMAYIAFFALYNILPLDLTISPIELYKKWRDGRIILLPFSAYHGSFIEVFYAIFSDVLLWCPIAILLYLQQHSRASIYIKLIALACLIEFFQLFVYSRVTDLTDVILAFFAAWLSCNFVSLLQHYQLIKLPSDNAEYSLSNRNKLSLWLAFSIAAYSLIILLVFWYPYNFDFDWAQINQKLMHSRNQVLLESLYFGTEYRAITALLQKVLLFAPLGALWAFSYNAAQQTWQKRLLLTVSSCYTILLAFITEAMQLALPGKTVDLTDVLLAIIGAVSGFLLTRYCYRFWFNTLPEHARTAPTTAAGLTAKSDSTITVAAKQTVPLTTKEPAKTTAVISTKRVIPA
- a CDS encoding MBOAT family O-acyltransferase is translated as MLFNSAEFLFLFLPLTLILYHLLRTHLSVKSGLFLLIIASLFFYAWWKPVYLLLLGASVICNFYIAKAIYLYRKTWLITVGVSLNLMTIGYYKYSAFFVNNIAAFTGYEWQLEQVLLPLAISFFTFQQIAYLVDVHRHQVIEHSFSNYLLFVCFFPQLIAGPIVHHSEMMPQFRQRLQLSARHFAVGFSIFTIGLFKKTVLADGIAVYANPIFNQADSGITLDFFTAWGGAFAYTFQLYFDFSGYSDMAIGLALLFGIALPLNFNSPYKALNIVDFWRRWHITLSRFLRDYLYISLGGNRLGFVRRYSNLIITMVLGGLWHGAGWNFLIWGALHGSYLVVNNSYSHFHNKYLSFIKERWFKPVAWFITFLAVVVGWVFFRAQSIDGALNMLTAMAALQGISLPAGLMTQLEFLTPIFEQLHVTSSLGGGLVFVKTWFWIIALMALSLLAPNVLQLFYNQLPEQTRKNVKNANCTIQWQATTIWALFISVLFILAISTLGRVSEFLYFNF